A DNA window from Actinomadura luzonensis contains the following coding sequences:
- a CDS encoding GAF domain-containing protein — MTDATTFEELEERVRADVGVRLFTVLAWVPERRTLRRVHTSHPEQYPVGGEKSVEVAQGWLATCIEGRRPYLGADRAAVREIFADHELIESLGCGAVVNVPVLDGDEVVGVLNLLDAEGAYDERSVAAAEALAPLAVAAVRGAR; from the coding sequence ATGACGGACGCAACGACGTTCGAGGAGCTGGAGGAGCGCGTGCGCGCCGACGTGGGCGTGCGCCTGTTCACGGTGCTGGCCTGGGTCCCGGAGCGGCGGACGCTGCGCCGGGTGCACACCAGCCACCCGGAGCAGTACCCCGTGGGCGGGGAGAAGAGCGTGGAGGTGGCGCAGGGCTGGCTGGCCACGTGCATCGAGGGGCGCCGGCCGTACCTCGGGGCCGACCGGGCGGCGGTGCGCGAGATCTTCGCCGACCACGAGCTGATCGAGAGCCTGGGCTGCGGCGCGGTCGTCAACGTCCCGGTGCTGGACGGCGACGAGGTGGTCGGCGTGCTCAACCTGCTCGACGCGGAGGGCGCCTACGACGAGAGGTCGGTCGCCGCCGCCGAGGCGCTGGCGCCGCTGGCCGTCGCCGCCGTGCGGGGTGCGCGATGA
- a CDS encoding MFS transporter yields the protein MTLLARLDRLPLSRPHYLLLLIGGLGYTFDGMDSAVVAFLLPSAQDAWGLSNGQLGLIGSATPFGFLFGATAAGLLGDRIGRKQVMMYALAFYAAFSVVAAFAPNYEVFLASRVLAGAGAGAESAIIAPFLSEFVPAKRRGWFIGALAGFFSFGFVLAALIGRFVVPTMDDGWRVAQLITALPVLMLLWWRRSLPESPRFLLQQGKVAEAEAVVAGLERRVERATGEPLPPVPDAPAGTAAAPASAPKVNLFSALRFLWSPVMARRTAVIWLIWFVITFSYYGFFSWIPTLLVQRGITVTKSFEFSIIIYLAQMPGYFSAAWLSERLDRKNTIAIYLAGSAVSAFWLSQMDSPAAITLAGAVLSFFLNGTYAGVYSYTPEVFPTWIRATGTGLSSAFGRVGSILAPTIIGVSAAGLGFAGVFGLTTAVLVAGVICVIVFGLATAGRSLEELTEPATKEATR from the coding sequence ATGACCTTGTTGGCCCGTCTGGACCGGCTACCGCTGAGCCGTCCGCACTACCTCCTGCTCCTGATCGGCGGACTCGGCTACACCTTCGACGGCATGGACTCGGCGGTGGTGGCGTTCCTGCTGCCGAGCGCCCAGGACGCCTGGGGCCTGTCGAACGGGCAGCTCGGCCTCATCGGCTCCGCGACGCCGTTCGGTTTCCTGTTCGGCGCGACGGCCGCCGGCCTGCTCGGCGACCGCATCGGCCGCAAGCAGGTCATGATGTACGCCCTCGCCTTCTACGCGGCCTTCTCCGTGGTGGCCGCGTTCGCGCCCAACTACGAGGTGTTCCTGGCCAGCCGGGTGCTGGCCGGGGCGGGCGCGGGCGCGGAGAGCGCGATCATCGCGCCGTTCCTGTCGGAGTTCGTGCCCGCCAAGCGGCGCGGCTGGTTCATCGGCGCGCTGGCCGGGTTCTTCTCGTTCGGGTTCGTGCTGGCCGCCCTGATCGGCCGGTTCGTGGTGCCGACCATGGACGACGGCTGGCGGGTGGCACAGCTCATCACCGCGCTGCCGGTCCTCATGCTGCTGTGGTGGCGGCGCTCGCTGCCGGAGTCGCCGCGTTTCCTGCTCCAGCAGGGCAAGGTGGCCGAGGCCGAGGCGGTGGTGGCCGGCCTGGAGCGCCGCGTGGAGCGGGCCACCGGGGAGCCGCTGCCGCCGGTGCCCGACGCCCCGGCCGGCACGGCCGCGGCGCCCGCGAGCGCGCCGAAGGTGAACCTGTTCAGCGCGCTGCGCTTCCTGTGGAGCCCCGTCATGGCCCGGCGCACGGCGGTGATCTGGCTGATCTGGTTCGTGATCACGTTCTCGTACTACGGGTTCTTCTCGTGGATCCCGACGCTGCTCGTGCAGCGCGGCATCACCGTCACCAAGAGCTTCGAGTTCTCGATCATCATCTACCTGGCCCAGATGCCCGGCTACTTCTCGGCGGCCTGGCTGTCGGAGCGGCTGGACCGCAAGAACACCATCGCGATCTACCTGGCGGGCTCGGCGGTCAGCGCGTTCTGGCTGTCGCAGATGGACTCCCCGGCCGCCATCACGCTCGCCGGCGCGGTGTTGTCGTTCTTCCTGAACGGCACGTACGCGGGCGTCTACTCCTACACCCCCGAGGTGTTCCCGACCTGGATCCGCGCCACCGGGACGGGCCTGTCGAGCGCCTTCGGGCGCGTCGGCAGCATCCTGGCCCCGACGATCATCGGCGTGTCGGCCGCCGGCCTCGGCTTCGCAGGGGTGTTCGGGCTGACCACGGCGGTGCTGGTGGCCGGGGTGATCTGCGTGATCGTGTTCGGCCTGGCCACGGCCGGGCGTTCGCTGGAAGAGCTGACCGAACCCGCCACCAAGGAGGCGACGAGATGA
- a CDS encoding MurR/RpiR family transcriptional regulator — MTGRLARREHAAGDDLARPGHAAGDDVARPGHAAGDEFTAHSAAAADAAADVGYAGDAGDVGGAGDDFEGWLRGRTPERGLRGKSAAVLEVLLSQPRRASFGSAGELAQLAGVNVATVTRTAQALGFAGWPALQQELRARYLSSLSAGQVAAEHRGSGSPSSRSLRRDLDSLALLNRRLDERVLVTIAEAVAAARRTTIVADGSYAAVGLALAHNARLAGYPVHAVTGGDSELANVMAAIGEGDVLIAISFWRLYESTVLAANEARTRGVRVFALTDAASPALAAAAEEVVLVPAEGEAFFPSLTAGIAVAQALVTQLAAVDPARTGAAIEAAEAMWAKFALLHRRPTTPPTTPPTGPLSTGPLSTGPLSTGPLSTGP; from the coding sequence GTGACCGGCCGTCTCGCCCGGCGGGAGCACGCCGCGGGCGACGATCTCGCCCGGCCCGGACACGCCGCGGGCGACGATGTCGCCCGGCCCGGACACGCCGCGGGCGACGAGTTCACCGCGCACAGCGCCGCCGCCGCCGACGCCGCCGCCGACGTGGGTTACGCCGGTGACGCGGGCGATGTCGGTGGCGCCGGCGACGACTTCGAGGGCTGGCTGCGGGGCCGGACGCCGGAGCGCGGGCTGCGCGGCAAGTCAGCCGCGGTGCTGGAGGTGCTGCTGTCACAACCCCGGCGGGCCTCGTTCGGCTCGGCGGGGGAGCTCGCCCAGCTCGCCGGCGTCAACGTCGCCACCGTCACCCGCACCGCCCAGGCGCTCGGCTTCGCCGGCTGGCCCGCCCTGCAACAGGAGCTGCGCGCCCGCTACCTGTCCTCGCTGAGCGCCGGCCAGGTCGCCGCCGAGCACCGCGGCAGCGGCTCGCCCAGCTCGCGCTCGCTCCGCCGCGACCTCGACAGCCTCGCCCTGCTCAACCGCCGCCTGGACGAGCGCGTCCTGGTCACGATCGCCGAGGCCGTCGCCGCCGCCCGCCGCACCACGATCGTCGCCGACGGCAGCTACGCCGCCGTCGGCCTGGCCCTCGCGCACAACGCCCGGCTCGCCGGCTACCCCGTGCACGCCGTGACCGGCGGCGACTCCGAGCTCGCCAACGTCATGGCCGCCATCGGCGAGGGCGACGTGCTCATCGCCATCAGCTTCTGGCGGCTCTACGAGAGCACGGTGCTGGCCGCCAACGAGGCCCGGACGCGGGGCGTGCGCGTCTTCGCCCTGACCGACGCCGCCAGCCCCGCGCTGGCCGCCGCGGCCGAGGAGGTGGTGCTGGTGCCGGCCGAGGGGGAGGCGTTCTTCCCGTCACTGACGGCCGGGATCGCGGTCGCGCAGGCGCTGGTCACGCAGCTCGCGGCGGTGGACCCGGCACGGACGGGGGCCGCCATCGAGGCCGCCGAGGCCATGTGGGCCAAATTCGCCCTCCTCCACCGCCGCCCCACCACTCCACCCACCACCCCACCCACCGGCCCTCTCTCCACCGGCCCTCTCTCCACCGGCCCTCTCTCCACCGGCCCTCTCTCCACCGGCCCCTGA